A stretch of DNA from Nitrospinota bacterium:
AGCAGCTTCTAGGTAAAGGAGATTTACTCTTTCTGCCGCCCGGAACATCAAGATTAGAAAGAATTCACGGCCCTTATGTTTCAGAGAAAGAGGTTAAAAGGGTTGTTATATTTCTCAAGAAACAGCTGAAGCCGATATATGATAATGCCTTATTAGAAGAACAGAGAAAAATTGAAGATTTTATTGATGATGGGGAAGATTTTGATGAGAAATATACAGAGGCTGTAAAGCTTATTACAATGACTGGCCAGGCCTCCATATCTATGATTCAGAGAAGACTCAGGGTAGGGTATAACCGTGCTGCAAGGATGATAGAGCTAATGGAAAAAGAGGGTATTGTTGGACCTGCAGACGGAGCCAAACCCAGAAAGGTCTTCGGGAAGGGTGAGCTGCCAAACTAAAGAATTCTATCCATTGTTTTTCCCACAAACAGGGCAATCAGGAGACTTTTTAATATTTAATTTGCGAAATTCCATCTTTTCCCCATCCCAGGTTAAAAGACGATTTTTGAGATTCGTACCCTTGCCAAGAAGAAATTTTATCGCCTCCATCGCTTGTAGGGTTGCAATGACACCTGGAGTGGCACCTAATACAGGAAAGACTTCAGGCTCTGGAGACGAGGGAAAGATGCATGCAAGACAAGCTGTTTCAGGGGGATGGAAAAAGGTGAGCTGCCCTGACATCCCATAGATCCCGCCATGGATAAAGGGTTTTTTGGT
This window harbors:
- a CDS encoding HesA/MoeB/ThiF family protein; this encodes SAKETLSEINPDVTIEPVTEKITKENIDRFAHDADLIIDCLDNFPTRHLLNEYSVKTKKPFIHGGIYGMSGQLTFFHPPETACLACIFPSSPEPEVFPVLGATPGVIATLQAMEAIKFLLGKGTNLKNRLLTWDGEKMEFRKLNIKKSPDCPVCGKNNG